Proteins encoded in a region of the Aliivibrio fischeri ATCC 7744 = JCM 18803 = DSM 507 genome:
- a CDS encoding FecCD family ABC transporter permease has product MSFYRLTSFQAVAAICIFLGLFLAYLSLGAVHIPIIDILAMFKSYIFGGSELATKEYPLASAIVMHIRLPRACAAIMAGGALALAGACTQGLFKNPLASPDVLGVSSGSSFGAVIAIVTGFSFMNPMWLPIFTTVGALVASAFIYVLASRHSSSQILFLILTGLALSSLLGGARMGLLLMAQQYEVSQFVFWAMGGLDGRMWQHLLWPTPVIIIVSTLLLKESRSLNLLALGEESAHGMGLNVKQTRFKLLMFATLLTAMSIAIAGPIGFIGLMVPHLVRLLVGPSHEKLLPFSAIFGVIFLLVCDLLGRWIIAPNELKAGIITSFIGGCYFIGLIIRFQRKGRLA; this is encoded by the coding sequence ATGTCTTTTTATCGTTTAACCTCATTCCAAGCGGTTGCTGCTATTTGCATATTTTTAGGATTATTCTTGGCTTATTTAAGTCTTGGTGCGGTTCACATTCCAATCATTGATATTTTAGCTATGTTTAAGAGTTATATATTTGGTGGGAGTGAGTTAGCAACTAAAGAGTATCCGCTTGCCTCTGCAATTGTGATGCACATTCGTTTGCCAAGGGCGTGTGCGGCAATTATGGCTGGTGGTGCATTGGCTTTAGCTGGAGCCTGTACTCAAGGATTATTTAAAAACCCATTAGCGAGCCCTGATGTATTAGGAGTAAGTTCGGGAAGCAGTTTTGGTGCTGTTATCGCTATTGTGACGGGTTTTTCTTTTATGAACCCGATGTGGTTACCTATTTTTACAACGGTTGGTGCTCTTGTTGCTTCTGCGTTTATTTATGTTCTTGCATCTCGTCACTCTTCTTCACAAATTTTATTTTTAATATTAACTGGCTTGGCGCTATCGAGTTTATTGGGCGGTGCTCGTATGGGACTGCTATTAATGGCGCAACAGTATGAAGTCAGTCAATTTGTTTTCTGGGCAATGGGGGGGCTGGATGGTCGTATGTGGCAGCATTTATTATGGCCAACACCTGTGATTATTATTGTGTCTACCTTGTTACTCAAAGAGAGTCGTTCTCTCAATTTACTCGCTTTAGGTGAGGAGAGTGCTCATGGTATGGGGCTAAATGTAAAACAGACACGATTTAAATTATTGATGTTTGCTACGTTATTAACGGCGATGTCGATTGCTATTGCTGGACCTATTGGTTTTATCGGCTTAATGGTTCCTCATTTAGTGCGTCTATTAGTAGGACCAAGTCATGAGAAATTATTGCCGTTTTCAGCCATATTTGGTGTGATATTTCTATTGGTTTGTGACTTATTAGGACGTTGGATCATTGCGCCTAATGAATTGAAAGCGGGGATCATTACTTCATTTATTGGTGGTTGCTACTTTATTGGTTTGATCATTCGATTTCAAAGAAAGGGACGTTTAGCATGA
- a CDS encoding ABC transporter substrate-binding protein: MRWLALNPFIIVFSLLLSWSTMAETTYPLHVVDGLGNTVILEKAPTKISSKTLFTDAVLLELVDKEQLSSLTDLANNPNYSAIKDILPKSIPLLALNVEMIIANRPDIVFAANWSDASKLAIIESAGIPVYRIQTPNTLKEVETEILRVGDIVNRRLAAERVIEDMQQRLQQEVILPKKRLTALDYNPWGTSSGQDSTWDEVLKQANLNNAIEGLVSDKYGQVPVSKEMVIALNPDILFIPAWVYGDEKGADKFKQDVLSDPSLQSVKAIKNGRVYQMPHVLRSVYSQYIVDAILFVNHSAYKKR; encoded by the coding sequence ATGCGTTGGCTTGCGTTAAACCCATTTATTATTGTTTTTTCTCTTTTGCTTTCTTGGTCAACGATGGCCGAAACTACCTATCCATTACATGTTGTTGATGGGTTAGGTAATACCGTTATTTTAGAGAAAGCACCTACAAAAATATCGTCAAAAACGTTATTCACCGATGCCGTATTATTGGAGTTGGTTGATAAAGAACAATTATCCAGTTTGACAGATCTTGCTAATAATCCTAACTATTCAGCGATTAAAGATATATTGCCAAAATCAATACCTTTGTTAGCACTTAATGTGGAAATGATCATAGCGAATCGTCCTGACATTGTTTTTGCTGCTAATTGGAGTGATGCATCAAAGTTAGCGATTATTGAGAGTGCTGGTATCCCGGTTTATCGCATTCAAACGCCTAATACCTTAAAAGAGGTTGAAACAGAGATTTTGCGAGTCGGTGATATTGTTAATCGTCGACTTGCTGCTGAGCGAGTCATCGAAGATATGCAACAGCGTTTACAGCAAGAGGTTATCTTACCTAAAAAGCGATTAACTGCTTTGGATTATAATCCGTGGGGAACATCGAGCGGTCAAGATTCTACTTGGGATGAAGTCTTAAAACAGGCAAATCTGAATAATGCCATTGAAGGGCTAGTGAGTGATAAATACGGACAAGTTCCTGTATCTAAAGAAATGGTCATTGCATTAAATCCTGATATTTTATTTATACCTGCGTGGGTGTATGGAGATGAAAAAGGTGCTGATAAATTTAAGCAAGACGTCTTATCTGACCCTTCTCTGCAATCAGTAAAAGCGATTAAAAACGGACGCGTTTATCAAATGCCCCACGTTTTAAGAAGCGTTTACAGTCAATATATTGTTGATGCGATTTTGTTTGTTAATCATTCTGCTTATAAGAAACGCTAA
- a CDS encoding NupC/NupG family nucleoside CNT transporter, which yields MSLFMSCVGILVLLFIGFLLSENKKAINVRTIVIALITQISFGAFVMYVPLGQGILQMMSDAVNHIINFSNEGLTFVFGDLANYKVGFIFVINVLCVVIFISALISVLYYLKIMQFVINLIGGALSKLFGTSKAESMSATANIFVGPIEAPSMVRPLIKKMTRSELFAVMTGGLASVAGGTMIGYINLGIDPKYILTACFMTAPAGLLFAKLLCPQTEQEKITNEIEIDDETTPKSLLDAITDGSIMGMNQVATVTALLISFVALIALVNSLVGGIGDLISIEGLSLELIIGYILSPLAFLMGVPWSEAVTAASLIGQKIAVNEFVAYINFIEIAETLSPKTQAIVVFSLCGFANIGSLAMVIGGLGAICPNKRHILSEIGPRVLMAAILANLMSGTIAGALLSFS from the coding sequence ATGTCATTATTCATGAGCTGTGTTGGAATCTTGGTGCTATTGTTCATTGGATTTTTACTATCCGAGAATAAAAAAGCCATCAATGTAAGAACGATCGTCATTGCGCTTATTACTCAAATATCATTCGGGGCTTTTGTAATGTATGTTCCTTTAGGTCAAGGAATACTACAAATGATGAGTGATGCGGTTAATCATATTATTAACTTCTCAAATGAGGGACTAACCTTCGTATTTGGCGATCTCGCTAACTATAAAGTCGGCTTTATTTTTGTGATTAACGTTCTTTGTGTCGTTATCTTTATTTCTGCACTTATCTCCGTGCTTTATTACCTCAAAATAATGCAGTTTGTAATTAATTTAATCGGTGGTGCGTTATCTAAATTATTCGGTACGAGTAAGGCGGAATCAATGTCTGCTACAGCTAACATTTTTGTTGGCCCTATCGAAGCTCCTTCAATGGTACGTCCGTTAATCAAAAAAATGACTCGCTCTGAACTGTTTGCGGTAATGACAGGCGGATTAGCGAGCGTTGCTGGCGGTACAATGATTGGCTACATCAATTTAGGAATAGACCCAAAATATATTTTAACCGCTTGCTTTATGACGGCTCCTGCTGGACTTCTGTTTGCCAAATTACTTTGCCCACAAACAGAACAAGAAAAAATCACTAATGAAATCGAAATCGATGACGAAACCACACCTAAATCACTCTTAGATGCGATAACTGATGGTTCTATCATGGGGATGAATCAAGTCGCCACCGTGACAGCCTTACTTATCTCCTTTGTTGCTTTGATCGCATTAGTAAATAGCTTAGTTGGCGGTATTGGTGATTTAATCTCGATTGAAGGTTTAAGCCTAGAACTGATTATCGGTTATATATTATCTCCTCTGGCTTTTTTAATGGGGGTTCCTTGGAGCGAAGCCGTTACCGCAGCATCACTAATTGGCCAAAAAATTGCGGTTAATGAGTTTGTTGCCTATATCAACTTTATTGAAATAGCGGAAACCTTGTCTCCAAAGACTCAAGCTATTGTTGTATTCAGCCTTTGTGGTTTTGCCAACATTGGTTCTTTAGCGATGGTTATTGGTGGCCTTGGTGCTATATGTCCAAATAAACGCCATATTCTTTCGGAAATTGGACCTCGTGTTTTAATGGCCGCAATTCTTGCAAACTTAATGTCAGGTACCATTGCTGGTGCGCTTCTTTCATTTTCTTAA
- a CDS encoding cobalamin adenosyltransferase, which produces MALKASGNIGELSYPFIFEDSPLCDFEILTDELCAYTGLALSQVTNQEVRESLERLQPKIFHLNGSIRGKCGIFELDVQELVSEMFYFKEQVHDKGKRFVLPRGTGPVIQLHQCRSLSKKVVRALVLIDKLTNKTIPETLPRFANALANYYFVLTRVLNQDMGIDEPEYTSINYPTPE; this is translated from the coding sequence ATGGCACTTAAAGCATCTGGAAATATTGGTGAACTTTCATACCCATTCATTTTTGAAGACAGCCCATTATGTGACTTTGAAATATTAACGGATGAATTGTGTGCCTATACTGGCTTAGCTCTATCACAAGTAACTAATCAAGAAGTCCGTGAATCGCTAGAACGTCTACAACCAAAAATATTTCACCTTAATGGCTCGATTCGTGGGAAATGTGGCATCTTTGAGCTAGACGTTCAAGAGCTCGTGTCTGAAATGTTTTACTTTAAAGAACAAGTTCATGACAAAGGTAAGCGCTTTGTTCTTCCTCGTGGAACTGGCCCAGTGATTCAACTTCATCAATGCCGTAGCTTAAGTAAAAAAGTGGTTCGTGCCTTAGTCCTTATTGATAAATTAACCAATAAAACCATCCCAGAAACACTTCCTCGTTTTGCAAATGCGCTCGCTAACTATTACTTTGTGCTTACACGAGTATTAAACCAAGATATGGGTATTGATGAACCTGAATACACAAGCATTAATTATCCAACACCTGAATAG
- a CDS encoding ABC transporter ATP-binding protein: protein MKPLLNVSQLNYQVGTKALLKSISFTVNSGELVGIIGPNGAGKSTLMKCISGFQPYAEGSIEIQGQSLAVLSHIERALCMSYLPQYSEAAFSFNVMETIGFGFHARQQHSIISPAEIEKQSQAALEKVGIEHLHKRNVTDLSGGEKQLVHFARTLVQDTPLMLFDEPTASLDIGHESQLMNVLYQECQKGKSALVAIHNLNTAAEFCDRLILINQGEIMAEGKPNDVLSEENIRTLYQDLVMVSHHAVTGNTIVSPYKK, encoded by the coding sequence ATGAAACCATTATTAAATGTCTCACAATTAAACTATCAGGTTGGGACTAAAGCATTATTAAAGTCGATTTCATTTACCGTCAATTCTGGTGAATTGGTTGGTATTATTGGCCCGAATGGCGCGGGTAAAAGTACATTAATGAAGTGCATCAGTGGATTCCAGCCTTATGCCGAAGGAAGTATTGAGATCCAAGGTCAATCTCTTGCTGTTTTATCTCATATTGAGCGTGCGTTATGTATGAGTTATTTGCCTCAATACAGTGAAGCCGCTTTTTCTTTTAATGTGATGGAAACCATTGGTTTTGGTTTTCATGCGAGACAGCAACACTCAATTATATCTCCAGCTGAGATAGAGAAACAAAGCCAAGCTGCATTAGAAAAAGTGGGAATAGAGCATTTACATAAGCGTAATGTTACTGATTTATCTGGTGGTGAAAAACAGCTCGTTCATTTTGCCCGAACTTTAGTTCAAGATACGCCTTTAATGTTGTTTGATGAGCCAACAGCGAGTTTAGATATTGGCCATGAATCTCAATTAATGAATGTCTTATACCAAGAATGTCAAAAAGGAAAATCAGCATTGGTTGCTATTCATAACTTAAATACCGCTGCTGAGTTTTGTGATCGTTTGATTTTGATTAATCAAGGTGAAATTATGGCTGAAGGAAAGCCAAATGATGTGTTGAGTGAAGAGAATATTCGCACCTTATATCAAGATTTGGTGATGGTCTCTCATCATGCCGTGACAGGAAATACGATCGTATCGCCATATAAAAAATAG
- a CDS encoding L-serine ammonia-lyase — MLSIFDIFKIGVGPSSSHTNGPMIAGYHFTQLIEPYLPQITRIQVDLYGSLSLTGIGHHTDRATLLGLLGNKPDTIKITSANRAMRKAIEEHTLQLSGLSTISFDYQTDMRFHKTNLPLHENGMTISAFTTDNKQIAIETYYSVGGGFIATESELKNENQAPEIKVEFPFGSADEMLEKAEKYGLSLSGLVLRNEVSFQSIEAINSKADQIWKVMSLCMERGFQTEGILEGGLNVTRRAPALLKKLEVNTSTHNDPMEVLDWVNLFAFAVSEENAAGGQVVTSPTNGAAGVIPSVLMYYHKFIKPLDTKQLKDFLAVSGAIGILYKTNASISGAEVGCQGEVGVSSSMAAAGLTSLLGGSNEQICMAAEIAMEHSLGMTCDPIGGLVQVPCIERNAMGAMKAINASRMALKRTSKCLISLDKVIETMYQTGKDMNKKYRETSLGGLALIHMAPPCE, encoded by the coding sequence ATGCTTTCTATCTTTGATATTTTCAAAATTGGGGTTGGTCCATCAAGTTCTCATACTAATGGGCCAATGATTGCGGGTTATCATTTTACTCAACTGATTGAGCCTTACTTACCTCAAATAACACGCATTCAAGTTGATCTTTATGGATCTCTTTCATTAACCGGTATAGGGCACCATACTGATCGTGCAACGCTTCTGGGTTTACTTGGAAACAAACCCGATACGATAAAAATAACCAGTGCCAATCGCGCTATGCGTAAAGCAATAGAAGAACATACCCTCCAACTCTCTGGCCTATCAACCATCTCCTTCGATTATCAAACAGACATGCGGTTTCATAAAACAAATTTACCCTTGCATGAAAATGGTATGACTATTTCTGCTTTTACTACTGATAACAAACAAATCGCAATCGAAACGTATTACTCTGTTGGCGGCGGTTTCATCGCAACCGAAAGCGAACTTAAAAATGAAAATCAAGCACCAGAAATCAAGGTAGAGTTCCCTTTTGGCTCAGCGGATGAAATGCTAGAAAAAGCAGAAAAGTATGGACTCAGCCTAAGTGGATTAGTCTTACGTAACGAAGTCTCATTCCAATCAATAGAAGCAATTAACTCTAAAGCAGACCAAATCTGGAAAGTCATGTCCCTTTGCATGGAAAGAGGCTTTCAAACTGAAGGCATTCTTGAAGGTGGCTTAAATGTCACCCGTAGAGCACCTGCATTACTCAAAAAATTAGAAGTGAATACATCCACGCATAATGATCCTATGGAAGTATTAGATTGGGTGAATCTGTTTGCTTTTGCCGTTAGCGAAGAAAATGCAGCGGGCGGTCAGGTTGTAACCTCCCCTACAAACGGAGCAGCAGGTGTGATCCCAAGTGTTTTGATGTACTACCACAAGTTTATTAAACCCTTAGACACTAAGCAACTTAAAGACTTTTTAGCCGTATCGGGTGCTATCGGGATTTTATACAAAACCAACGCCTCTATCTCTGGAGCCGAAGTTGGTTGCCAAGGTGAAGTTGGCGTGTCGTCCTCCATGGCGGCAGCGGGGCTAACATCGCTTCTTGGTGGCAGTAATGAACAAATTTGCATGGCCGCTGAAATTGCAATGGAACATTCCTTAGGCATGACTTGTGACCCTATTGGGGGACTGGTTCAGGTTCCTTGTATCGAACGAAACGCGATGGGAGCAATGAAAGCCATAAATGCTTCACGTATGGCGTTAAAGCGCACAAGCAAATGCTTAATCTCACTAGATAAAGTCATTGAGACCATGTACCAAACAGGAAAAGACATGAATAAGAAATATCGAGAAACTTCACTAGGAGGATTGGCTTTAATTCATATGGCTCCTCCTTGTGAGTAA
- the guaD gene encoding guanine deaminase: MNIKKGVVGKVYHCPIKGEFEFISNGLITIDQQGKICDVLHPSDPNYSKTLNFLKEKDSLQELTEQQFLLPGMVDLHIHAPQWPQAGKGLDLPLNEWLDHYTFPLEHKFSDLSFAEQYYPHLVKTYLANGTTTATYFATIDTSSSLYLAETCIKYGQRALVGKISMDDKEMCPSYYVEESADHSIQEAEKFIISFSQLANNNNLVEPIITPRFIPTCSLDALKGLGDLAKKYQCAVQTHASESDWARDFSQEKYNKTDIEIYNEAGLLGERTILAHSIFLTDSDISTIKQKGSGIAHCPRSNIYFANAALPLREYLDQEIQLGLGSDIAGGPFPSLFMACSDAVLHSRARECGTNASLPAEIRGQENSRVSLLEAYWMATTGGGQLLKLPVGQFKKGYCFDALVIDDEDSNLLICPELDSPQDILEKIITHTTRNNIRQIWVDGNQVK; encoded by the coding sequence ATGAATATAAAAAAAGGCGTCGTTGGTAAAGTTTATCATTGCCCGATTAAAGGGGAATTTGAATTTATCTCTAATGGGCTGATTACTATCGATCAGCAAGGTAAGATATGTGACGTTCTCCATCCTTCCGATCCTAATTATTCAAAAACGCTTAACTTCTTAAAAGAAAAAGATTCTCTACAAGAGTTAACCGAACAACAATTTTTATTACCTGGCATGGTTGATCTTCATATCCATGCACCACAATGGCCTCAAGCTGGGAAAGGGTTAGATCTTCCTCTCAATGAATGGCTTGACCATTATACGTTCCCTTTAGAGCATAAGTTTAGCGATCTGTCATTTGCAGAACAGTACTACCCTCACCTAGTAAAAACCTATTTAGCTAACGGCACTACAACAGCAACCTATTTTGCGACTATAGATACTTCATCTTCTCTTTATTTGGCAGAAACTTGCATTAAATATGGCCAACGTGCATTAGTTGGTAAAATCTCAATGGATGATAAGGAGATGTGTCCTAGCTACTACGTGGAAGAGAGTGCAGATCACTCTATTCAAGAAGCAGAAAAATTCATAATATCGTTTTCTCAACTAGCTAATAACAATAACTTAGTCGAACCAATCATCACGCCTAGGTTTATCCCTACCTGTTCGTTAGACGCATTAAAAGGGTTAGGTGATTTAGCGAAAAAATATCAATGTGCGGTTCAAACTCATGCTTCAGAAAGCGATTGGGCAAGAGATTTCAGCCAAGAAAAATACAATAAAACAGATATCGAAATTTACAACGAAGCAGGACTACTTGGTGAACGAACCATCTTAGCTCACTCTATCTTCTTAACCGATTCAGACATTAGCACTATCAAACAAAAAGGCTCGGGAATCGCTCACTGTCCAAGGTCCAATATCTATTTTGCAAATGCAGCATTGCCATTACGTGAATACTTAGATCAAGAGATTCAGCTCGGATTAGGCTCTGACATTGCAGGTGGCCCTTTTCCCTCGCTATTTATGGCTTGCTCAGATGCAGTCCTTCACTCAAGAGCACGAGAATGTGGAACAAATGCGAGTCTACCGGCAGAGATAAGGGGGCAAGAAAACAGCCGAGTCTCATTACTAGAAGCTTACTGGATGGCAACAACAGGTGGCGGTCAATTACTAAAGCTACCAGTTGGACAGTTTAAAAAGGGTTACTGCTTCGACGCTCTAGTTATTGATGATGAAGATTCTAACCTATTGATTTGTCCTGAACTCGATTCACCTCAAGACATACTAGAAAAAATCATCACTCACACAACCAGAAATAATATTCGTCAAATCTGGGTTGATGGCAATCAAGTAAAGTAA
- the deoD gene encoding purine-nucleoside phosphorylase, which produces MSTPHINAPLDAFADTILMPGDPLRAKLIAETYLENVVQVTDVRGMLGFTGEFKGRKISVMGHGMGAPSASIYFHELMTTYKVKNFIRIGSCGAIHDDVKLKDLIVAIGASTDSKMNRIRFKDNDFAATANYNMLSECVNTLKTTDINYLVGNVFSSDLFYRPDEEQYDMMARYGILGVEMEVNALYSAAAENHCNAVALCTVTDHIKNHEHLTADERRTELHEMINVALDVALKLPTE; this is translated from the coding sequence ATGTCGACTCCACATATTAATGCACCACTGGATGCATTTGCAGATACTATCTTGATGCCAGGTGATCCACTTCGCGCAAAATTAATAGCAGAAACTTATTTAGAAAATGTTGTTCAAGTTACTGATGTTCGAGGCATGTTAGGTTTTACTGGCGAATTTAAAGGTCGAAAAATCTCAGTCATGGGTCACGGAATGGGCGCACCATCTGCATCCATTTACTTTCATGAACTAATGACAACTTATAAGGTAAAAAACTTCATCCGCATAGGAAGCTGTGGCGCTATTCATGATGATGTGAAACTTAAAGATCTTATTGTAGCTATTGGTGCATCAACCGATTCAAAAATGAATCGCATTCGTTTTAAAGATAACGATTTTGCTGCAACTGCAAATTACAATATGCTTAGCGAGTGTGTTAATACGTTAAAAACGACTGACATTAATTACCTTGTAGGTAACGTTTTTTCTTCTGATCTATTTTATCGTCCAGATGAAGAGCAATACGACATGATGGCACGTTATGGCATTCTTGGAGTAGAGATGGAAGTTAATGCACTTTATAGTGCAGCAGCAGAAAACCATTGTAATGCCGTTGCCCTATGTACCGTGACTGACCATATTAAAAACCATGAACATTTGACGGCGGATGAACGTCGCACTGAACTTCATGAAATGATTAATGTTGCACTGGATGTAGCATTAAAATTACCAACTGAATAA
- a CDS encoding TMEM165/GDT1 family protein, translated as MSVLAISITTVALAEIGDKTQLLSLLLASRYRKPIPIIAAIFFATIVNHALAAYLGVVVADFLTPETLKWVLIISFVAMAGWVLIPDKLDDDEAISNRGPFVASFIAFFIAEIGDKTQIATSILGAQNADALHWVILGTTIGMLLANVPVVLIGKLSADKLPLTLIHRITAVIFLGLAVGTFLGM; from the coding sequence GTGAGTGTATTAGCTATATCAATAACCACCGTCGCCCTAGCGGAGATCGGTGACAAAACCCAACTCCTTTCTTTACTGCTTGCCAGTAGATACCGAAAACCAATCCCTATTATTGCTGCGATCTTTTTTGCAACTATTGTAAACCATGCTTTAGCTGCCTATTTAGGTGTTGTCGTTGCCGATTTCTTAACCCCTGAAACATTAAAGTGGGTTTTAATCATCAGTTTTGTAGCAATGGCTGGTTGGGTATTAATTCCTGATAAGCTAGATGATGATGAAGCTATATCAAATAGAGGCCCTTTTGTTGCCAGTTTCATCGCCTTTTTTATTGCTGAAATTGGAGACAAAACGCAAATCGCCACTTCTATTTTAGGAGCACAAAATGCCGATGCCTTACATTGGGTTATTTTAGGCACGACCATTGGCATGCTATTGGCAAACGTTCCTGTTGTATTAATAGGAAAACTTTCAGCAGATAAGTTGCCATTAACTCTAATCCATAGAATTACCGCTGTTATTTTCTTGGGGTTAGCAGTCGGTACGTTCTTGGGTATGTGA
- a CDS encoding Crp/Fnr family transcriptional regulator, which yields MDLFQQLISELNLPKISYVKNELLLQQSTPINSLLFCQDADLTIFHINEHGKEFILGVDTNYSGPLGEMEFFQRKPYSTLNVKANKAGYLYKIPKLKLLELLREKPELTILLLEFISTRYNKNITKLMNNITLSARINVIEQILELKQHSNSPLFKIPVTLKAKQLGITDRCYRQILQVLKKENKLIKQGHEFELLDEKALKDEVLYTEVDK from the coding sequence ATGGATCTGTTTCAACAATTAATCTCAGAGCTTAATTTACCTAAGATCTCTTATGTTAAGAATGAGTTACTTTTACAGCAATCGACACCAATTAATTCGCTTCTATTTTGCCAAGACGCCGATTTAACCATTTTCCATATAAATGAACATGGTAAAGAATTTATTCTTGGAGTAGATACGAATTATTCAGGTCCTCTAGGTGAGATGGAATTCTTCCAACGAAAGCCTTATTCAACGTTGAATGTTAAAGCGAATAAAGCTGGTTATCTCTATAAAATTCCTAAACTTAAACTTCTTGAATTATTAAGAGAAAAACCAGAGCTAACGATTCTTCTGCTCGAATTCATTTCAACAAGATATAACAAAAATATCACTAAGTTAATGAATAACATCACATTATCAGCAAGGATTAATGTCATCGAACAGATCCTTGAATTAAAACAGCACTCAAATAGTCCGCTATTTAAAATTCCTGTGACCTTAAAAGCCAAGCAGCTAGGTATAACTGACCGATGCTATCGCCAAATTTTACAAGTTTTGAAAAAAGAAAATAAGCTAATCAAACAAGGGCATGAGTTTGAGTTACTGGATGAAAAAGCACTAAAAGACGAAGTGCTTTATACCGAAGTAGACAAATAA
- the nfsA gene encoding oxygen-insensitive NADPH nitroreductase gives MNPVIDTILEHRSIRSFTNEPISKEQLDTIISAGIAASSSSLLQVNSIIRITDKEKRKALVELSGGQPYVEGAAEFLVFCIDFQRHYEMNPEIKAEFTELTLIGAVDAGIMAQNCLLAAESMGLGGVYIGGLRTNAQGVDDLLELPKNTAVLFGMCLGYPNQAPQKKPRLSPDVIVHENSYQPLDKSKIDEYDEIMQSYYATRSTNQKQSSWSEQITGKLSQESRPHIKGYLNNKGLAIK, from the coding sequence ATGAACCCAGTTATCGATACCATTTTAGAGCATCGCTCTATTCGCTCTTTTACTAATGAACCTATCTCTAAAGAGCAATTAGATACCATCATCAGTGCGGGTATTGCAGCCTCTTCTTCTAGCTTGCTCCAAGTCAATTCTATTATTCGAATTACCGATAAGGAAAAACGAAAAGCATTAGTTGAGCTATCAGGAGGCCAGCCTTATGTTGAAGGTGCGGCGGAGTTTCTTGTTTTCTGTATTGATTTTCAACGTCATTATGAAATGAACCCGGAGATCAAAGCCGAATTTACCGAACTTACTCTTATTGGTGCTGTTGATGCAGGTATTATGGCGCAAAATTGTCTTTTAGCTGCAGAATCTATGGGATTAGGAGGTGTGTATATCGGTGGGTTACGTACAAACGCACAAGGTGTCGATGATTTATTAGAACTGCCAAAAAACACAGCTGTTTTGTTTGGTATGTGCCTAGGTTACCCAAATCAAGCGCCTCAAAAAAAGCCACGTTTAAGTCCTGATGTTATTGTTCATGAAAATAGTTATCAGCCACTGGATAAAAGTAAAATTGATGAATATGACGAAATAATGCAAAGCTACTATGCAACGCGCTCGACGAATCAAAAACAAAGTTCATGGTCAGAGCAAATTACAGGAAAACTATCTCAAGAATCTCGCCCTCACATTAAAGGCTACTTAAATAATAAAGGCCTAGCTATTAAGTGA